One part of the Fusobacterium pseudoperiodonticum genome encodes these proteins:
- the rplC gene encoding 50S ribosomal protein L3, whose amino-acid sequence MSGILGKKIGMTQIFEDGKFVPVTVVEAGPNFVLQKKTEEKDGYVALQLGFDEKKEKNTTKPLMGIFNKAGVKPQRFVRELAVETVEGYELGQEIKVDVLAEVGYVDITGTSKGKGTSGVMKRHGFGGNRASHGVSRNHRLGGSIGMSSWPGKVLKGKRMAGQHGNATVTVQNLKVVKVDVEHNLLLIKGAVPGAKNSYLVIKPAVKKVIG is encoded by the coding sequence ATGTCTGGAATTTTAGGAAAGAAAATTGGAATGACTCAAATTTTTGAAGACGGAAAATTCGTTCCAGTAACAGTTGTAGAAGCAGGTCCTAACTTTGTTCTTCAAAAGAAAACTGAAGAAAAAGATGGATATGTAGCACTACAATTAGGATTTGATGAAAAGAAAGAAAAAAACACTACAAAACCTTTAATGGGAATATTCAACAAAGCTGGGGTTAAACCTCAAAGATTCGTTAGAGAATTAGCTGTTGAAACAGTTGAAGGATATGAATTAGGACAAGAAATCAAAGTTGATGTTCTAGCAGAAGTTGGATATGTAGATATCACAGGAACTTCAAAAGGTAAAGGAACATCAGGTGTTATGAAAAGACACGGATTTGGTGGAAATAGAGCTTCACACGGGGTTTCAAGAAACCACAGACTTGGTGGATCAATAGGGATGTCAAGTTGGCCTGGTAAAGTTCTAAAAGGTAAAAGAATGGCAGGACAACACGGAAATGCAACAGTAACAGTTCAAAACTTAAAAGTAGTTAAAGTTGATGTTGAACACAACTTACTTTTAATAAAAGGAGCAGTTCCTGGAGCTAAAAACAGTTATTTAGTAATTAAACCAGCTGTGAAGAAAGTAATAGGATAG
- the rpsJ gene encoding 30S ribosomal protein S10 yields MASNKLRIYLKAYDYTLLDESAKRIAEAAKKSGATVAGPMPLPTKIRKYTVLRSVHVNKDSREQFEMRVHRRMIELVNSTDKAISSLTSVHLPAGVGIEIKQV; encoded by the coding sequence ATGGCTTCTAACAAATTAAGAATCTATTTAAAAGCATACGATTATACTTTACTTGATGAATCAGCAAAAAGAATAGCTGAAGCTGCAAAGAAAAGTGGAGCAACTGTAGCAGGGCCTATGCCTTTACCTACAAAAATCAGAAAGTATACAGTTTTAAGATCAGTGCATGTTAATAAAGATTCAAGAGAGCAATTCGAGATGAGAGTGCACAGAAGAATGATAGAATTAGTAAATTCTACAGATAAGGCTATTAGTTCGTTAACATCAGTTCACTTACCAGCTGGTGTAGGAATAGAAATTAAACAAGTTTAA
- a CDS encoding aspartate:alanine exchanger family transporter produces MQFDLVGFIFNSLVLLFFTMTLGNLFGDIKFKKFNFGITGTLFIGLFVGYFLTKYAVTIPEDSKFFTKAQNVLKGNIIDSSIMNLSLLIFIVGTGLLAAKDMKYAITKFGKQFVILAIFIPFVGAVASYGFSKALKNMSPYQITGTYTGALTSSAGLAAATESSESESKHSAANFENLDEGTKAKILAIINNAKERDAKLKNEAIPEKMTVENTTSLSAEDTEIYVTEAKAGVGVGHSIGYPFGVLFLILGINFIPRMFRFDVEKEKEKYFAQKKIDLSNVKDSEKNTIPEVKMDFVGFSIAAFLGYLLGSIKIAMGPLGTFSLGSIGGAIIVALILGSIGKIGPINFRMDSVVLGKMRTYFLSIFLAGTGLNYGFRVVEAVTGDGIMIAVVSALVAILSVLFGFLLGHYVFHVNWTLLSGAITGGMTSAPGLGAAIDALDSDEPAISYGATQPLATLCMVIFSIIIHKLPI; encoded by the coding sequence ATGCAATTTGATTTGGTCGGTTTTATTTTTAATTCGTTGGTTCTATTATTTTTTACTATGACTTTAGGAAACTTATTTGGAGATATAAAGTTTAAGAAATTTAATTTTGGGATTACTGGGACTTTATTCATTGGTTTATTTGTTGGGTATTTTCTAACAAAATATGCAGTAACAATTCCAGAAGATAGTAAATTTTTTACAAAAGCTCAAAATGTATTAAAGGGAAATATTATAGATAGTTCTATAATGAATTTATCACTACTTATTTTCATAGTTGGAACAGGGCTTTTAGCAGCTAAAGATATGAAGTACGCTATTACTAAGTTTGGAAAACAATTTGTAATCTTAGCTATATTTATTCCATTTGTTGGTGCAGTAGCATCTTATGGTTTCTCAAAAGCATTAAAGAACATGAGTCCTTACCAAATAACAGGAACTTACACAGGAGCTTTGACAAGTTCAGCAGGACTTGCAGCAGCAACTGAATCTTCAGAATCTGAATCAAAACATTCAGCAGCTAATTTTGAAAATCTAGATGAAGGAACAAAAGCAAAGATATTAGCTATAATTAATAATGCAAAAGAAAGAGATGCAAAATTAAAAAATGAAGCAATTCCAGAAAAGATGACAGTTGAAAACACAACAAGTCTATCAGCAGAAGATACTGAAATATATGTAACTGAAGCAAAAGCTGGGGTTGGAGTAGGACACTCAATTGGATATCCATTTGGAGTATTATTCTTAATTTTAGGAATTAATTTCATTCCAAGAATGTTTAGATTTGATGTTGAAAAAGAAAAAGAAAAATACTTTGCTCAAAAGAAAATAGATTTAAGCAATGTTAAAGATTCAGAAAAAAATACTATCCCAGAAGTTAAAATGGACTTCGTAGGTTTCTCAATAGCAGCATTCTTAGGATATCTTTTAGGAAGTATTAAAATTGCAATGGGACCTCTAGGAACATTTTCATTAGGAAGTATTGGTGGAGCAATCATAGTTGCATTGATTTTAGGATCTATTGGAAAAATTGGACCTATCAACTTCCGTATGGATTCTGTTGTTTTAGGAAAAATGAGAACATATTTCCTATCAATTTTCTTAGCAGGAACAGGATTAAACTATGGTTTCCGTGTTGTTGAAGCTGTTACTGGAGATGGAATTATGATAGCAGTTGTTTCAGCACTTGTAGCAATTTTATCTGTTCTATTTGGATTCTTGTTAGGACACTATGTTTTCCATGTAAACTGGACTCTATTATCAGGAGCTATAACAGGTGGAATGACATCAGCACCAGGTTTAGGAGCAGCTATAGATGCACTAGATTCTGATGAACCAGCAATATCTTATGGAGCTACACAACCACTTGCAACTCTATGTATGGTTATTTTCTCTATAATTATTCATAAATTACCTATCTAA
- the rpsS gene encoding 30S ribosomal protein S19, whose product MARSLKKGPFCDHHLMAKVEEAVASNNNKAVIKTWSRRSTIFPNFIGLTFGVYNGKKHIPVHVTEQMVGHKLGEFAPTRTYHGHGVDKKKK is encoded by the coding sequence ATGGCAAGATCATTAAAAAAAGGACCTTTTTGTGACCATCATTTAATGGCTAAAGTTGAAGAAGCAGTTGCTTCTAACAACAACAAAGCTGTTATCAAAACTTGGTCAAGAAGATCTACAATATTCCCAAATTTTATAGGATTAACTTTTGGAGTATATAACGGAAAAAAACATATACCAGTTCACGTAACTGAACAAATGGTAGGACATAAATTAGGAGAATTTGCACCAACTAGAACATATCATGGACATGGTGTAGATAAGAAGAAAAAATAA
- the rplB gene encoding 50S ribosomal protein L2 — MAIRKMKPITNGTRHMSRIVNDELDKVRPEKSLTVPLKSAYGRDNYGHRTCRDRQKGHKRLYRIIDFKRNKLDVPARVATIEYDPNRSANIALLFYVDGEKRYILAPKGLKKGDIVSAGSKADIKPGNALKLKDMPVGVQIHNVELQKGKGGQLVRSAGTAARLVAKEGTYCHVELPSGELRLIHGECMATVGEVGNSEHNLVSIGKAGRARHMGKRPHVRGAVMNPVDHPHGGGEGKNSVGRKSPLTPWGKPALGIKTRGRKTSDKFIVRRRNEK; from the coding sequence ATGGCTATTAGAAAAATGAAACCAATTACTAATGGTACTAGACATATGTCTAGAATAGTAAATGATGAATTAGATAAAGTAAGACCTGAAAAATCTTTAACTGTACCTCTAAAATCAGCGTATGGTAGAGATAATTATGGTCACAGAACTTGTAGAGACAGACAAAAAGGACACAAAAGATTATACAGAATTATAGATTTCAAAAGAAATAAATTAGATGTTCCTGCAAGAGTTGCAACAATAGAATATGATCCTAACAGATCAGCAAATATCGCTTTATTATTCTATGTTGATGGAGAAAAAAGATATATACTAGCTCCTAAAGGGCTTAAAAAAGGAGATATAGTTTCTGCTGGAAGTAAAGCTGATATCAAACCTGGAAATGCACTTAAATTAAAAGATATGCCAGTTGGGGTTCAAATTCACAACGTAGAACTTCAAAAAGGTAAAGGTGGACAATTAGTAAGATCTGCTGGAACTGCTGCAAGACTTGTAGCTAAAGAAGGAACTTACTGCCACGTTGAATTACCTTCAGGAGAATTAAGATTAATACATGGTGAATGTATGGCAACTGTTGGAGAAGTTGGAAATTCAGAACACAACTTAGTAAGTATCGGTAAAGCTGGAAGAGCTAGACACATGGGAAAAAGACCTCACGTAAGAGGAGCTGTAATGAACCCAGTAGATCACCCACATGGTGGAGGAGAAGGAAAGAACTCAGTTGGAAGAAAATCACCTTTAACACCTTGGGGAAAACCAGCACTTGGTATTAAAACAAGAGGAAGAAAGACTTCTGACAAATTTATCGTAAGAAGAAGAAACGAAAAATAA
- the rplW gene encoding 50S ribosomal protein L23: MNVYDIIKKPVVTEKTELLRKEYNKYTFEVHPKANKIEIKKAIETIFNVKVEDVATINKKPITKRHGMRLYKTQAKKKAIVKLAKENTITYFKEV, encoded by the coding sequence ATGAATGTTTATGATATAATCAAAAAGCCTGTTGTTACAGAAAAAACAGAACTTTTAAGAAAAGAATACAATAAGTATACTTTTGAAGTACATCCAAAAGCTAATAAAATAGAAATAAAAAAAGCTATAGAAACTATATTCAATGTAAAAGTTGAAGACGTAGCTACAATAAACAAAAAACCAATTACTAAAAGACATGGTATGAGACTTTATAAGACTCAAGCTAAGAAAAAAGCAATTGTTAAATTAGCTAAAGAAAACACAATAACTTACTTCAAAGAAGTATAA
- the rpsC gene encoding 30S ribosomal protein S3, translating into MGQKVDPRGLRLGITRAWDSNWYADKKEYVKYFHEDVQIKEFIKKNYFHTGISKVRIERTSPSQVVVHIHTGKAGLIIGRKGAEIDALRAKLEKLTGKKVTVKVQEIKDLNGDAVLVAESIAAQIEKRIAYKKAMTQAISRSMKSPEVKGIKVMISGRLNGAEIARSEWAVEGKVPLHTLRADIDYAVATAHTTYGALGIKVWIFHGEVLPSKKEGGEA; encoded by the coding sequence GTGGGACAAAAAGTAGACCCTAGAGGACTAAGACTTGGAATTACAAGAGCTTGGGATTCTAATTGGTATGCAGATAAAAAAGAGTATGTAAAATACTTCCATGAAGATGTGCAAATAAAAGAATTTATAAAGAAAAACTACTTCCATACAGGGATTTCTAAGGTAAGAATCGAAAGAACATCTCCTTCACAAGTAGTTGTACATATACATACTGGAAAAGCAGGATTAATAATTGGAAGAAAAGGTGCTGAAATAGATGCACTTAGAGCAAAACTTGAAAAATTAACAGGTAAAAAAGTAACTGTTAAAGTACAAGAAATAAAAGACTTAAATGGAGATGCTGTATTAGTTGCAGAATCGATAGCTGCTCAAATCGAAAAGAGAATAGCTTACAAAAAAGCTATGACTCAAGCTATATCAAGATCTATGAAATCTCCAGAAGTTAAAGGTATAAAAGTAATGATTTCAGGAAGATTAAATGGTGCTGAAATTGCTAGATCTGAATGGGCAGTTGAAGGAAAAGTTCCTTTACATACATTAAGAGCAGACATAGATTATGCAGTAGCAACAGCTCACACAACTTACGGAGCTTTAGGAATTAAAGTATGGATATTCCATGGTGAAGTTCTTCCTAGTAAGAAAGAAGGAGGGGAAGCTTAA
- the rplD gene encoding 50S ribosomal protein L4 — MAVLNVYNLAGDQTGTLEVKDTVFGIEPNKVVLHEVLTAELAAARQGTASTKTRAMVRGGGRKPFKQKGTGRARQGSIRAPHMVGGGVTFGPHPRSYEKKVNKKVRNLALRSALSAKVAAGNVLVLDYDGIDTPKTKVIVELVNKVDAKQKQLFVVGDLIKDYNLYLSARNLENAVILQPNEIGVYWLLKQEKVILTKEALAVVEEVLG; from the coding sequence ATGGCAGTTTTAAACGTATATAACTTAGCAGGAGACCAAACTGGTACTCTTGAAGTTAAAGACACAGTGTTTGGGATTGAACCTAATAAAGTAGTTCTTCATGAAGTACTTACTGCTGAATTAGCAGCTGCTAGACAAGGTACAGCTTCTACTAAGACTAGAGCAATGGTTAGAGGTGGAGGAAGAAAACCTTTCAAACAAAAAGGTACTGGTAGAGCAAGACAAGGTTCAATAAGAGCACCTCATATGGTAGGTGGAGGAGTTACATTTGGTCCTCATCCAAGATCATATGAAAAGAAAGTTAATAAAAAAGTTAGAAATCTAGCATTAAGATCAGCTTTATCTGCAAAGGTAGCAGCTGGAAATGTATTAGTGTTAGACTATGATGGAATAGACACACCTAAAACAAAAGTGATAGTAGAATTAGTAAATAAAGTTGATGCAAAACAAAAACAACTATTCGTAGTAGGAGATTTAATAAAAGATTACAATTTATACTTGTCAGCAAGAAACTTAGAAAACGCAGTAATTTTACAACCAAATGAAATTGGTGTTTACTGGTTACTAAAACAAGAAAAAGTAATTCTTACTAAAGAAGCATTAGCTGTTGTAGAGGAGGTACTAGGATAA
- the rplP gene encoding 50S ribosomal protein L16, whose translation MLMPKRTKHRKMFRGRMKGAAHKGNFVAFGDYGLQALEPSWISNRQIESCRVAINRTFKREGKTYIRIFPDKPITARPAGVRMGKGKGNVEGWVSVVRPGRILFEVSGVTEEKAKAALRKAAMKLPIRCKVVKREENENGGEN comes from the coding sequence ATGTTGATGCCAAAGAGAACAAAACACAGAAAAATGTTCAGAGGTAGAATGAAAGGGGCAGCTCACAAAGGTAACTTCGTTGCTTTTGGTGATTATGGGTTACAAGCTCTTGAACCATCTTGGATATCAAACAGACAAATAGAATCTTGTCGGGTTGCTATCAACAGAACATTTAAAAGAGAAGGGAAAACATATATAAGAATATTCCCTGACAAACCAATCACAGCAAGACCTGCTGGAGTGAGAATGGGTAAAGGTAAAGGAAACGTTGAAGGTTGGGTATCAGTAGTAAGACCTGGAAGAATATTATTTGAAGTTTCAGGAGTAACTGAAGAAAAAGCTAAAGCAGCTTTAAGAAAAGCAGCTATGAAATTACCAATCAGATGTAAAGTTGTTAAGAGAGAAG
- the rplV gene encoding 50S ribosomal protein L22 — MEAKAITRFVRLSPRKARLVADLVRGKSALDAIDILEFTNKKAARIIKKTLMSAVANATNNFKMDEEKLVVSTIMINQGPVLKRVMPRAMGRADIIRKPTAHITVAVSEK; from the coding sequence GTGGAAGCTAAAGCAATAACTAGATTCGTAAGACTATCTCCTAGAAAAGCTAGATTAGTAGCTGACTTAGTGAGAGGTAAATCAGCACTAGATGCGATAGATATTCTAGAATTTACAAATAAAAAAGCTGCTAGAATTATAAAGAAAACTTTGATGTCAGCAGTAGCAAATGCAACAAATAACTTCAAAATGGATGAAGAAAAATTAGTAGTGTCAACTATAATGATAAATCAAGGACCAGTTTTAAAAAGAGTTATGCCAAGAGCAATGGGAAGAGCTGATATAATCAGAAAACCAACTGCTCATATAACAGTGGCAGTATCTGAAAAATAA